The following proteins come from a genomic window of Aequorivita marisscotiae:
- a CDS encoding VIT1/CCC1 transporter family protein, which produces MSELADDYLDNHYIHRSNWLRAAVLGANDGILSTASLAIGVAAASDFREPVILATVAGLVAGALSMAAGEYVSVSSQTDIETADIERERKELEEMPEIELQRLAEIYEKRGLKKQTALTVAKELTEKDALAAHVRDELGINEISQANPIQAALASGAAFTAGGVLPLLVALFLPFEHLEYYLYGSAILFLIILGGLAAKTGGSSIKRAVIRITFWGTVAMGLTALVGYLFNVNVG; this is translated from the coding sequence ATGTCAGAATTAGCAGATGACTATTTAGACAATCATTACATACACCGCAGCAATTGGTTAAGGGCAGCGGTCCTTGGAGCAAACGACGGGATCCTCTCAACGGCAAGTCTCGCAATAGGTGTTGCCGCCGCAAGTGATTTTAGAGAGCCCGTTATATTGGCAACGGTAGCCGGATTGGTGGCCGGTGCTTTATCTATGGCCGCGGGAGAATATGTTTCTGTGAGTTCACAAACGGATATTGAAACAGCGGATATTGAGAGGGAAAGAAAAGAATTGGAGGAAATGCCCGAAATTGAATTGCAACGCCTCGCAGAAATTTATGAAAAAAGAGGGTTAAAGAAGCAAACCGCCCTGACCGTTGCCAAAGAACTCACGGAAAAGGACGCCCTCGCCGCCCACGTTCGGGATGAGCTGGGTATTAATGAAATTAGTCAGGCCAACCCCATACAAGCCGCCCTTGCCTCTGGAGCTGCCTTTACGGCAGGAGGCGTGCTCCCGTTGTTGGTAGCATTATTTCTGCCATTTGAACACTTGGAATATTACCTCTACGGTTCTGCCATTTTATTCCTAATTATTTTAGGAGGCTTAGCTGCCAAAACAGGAGGCTCCAGTATTAAAAGGGCTGTAATTAGAATAACTTTCTGGGGTACTGTCGCAATGGGATTGACAGCATTGGTGGGGTATTTGTTTAACGTGAATGTGGGATAA
- a CDS encoding ferredoxin reductase family protein, producing the protein MKNRDRYLILIFLVIVLPIFLWGLSFPQTTIKHNAYPIIVYGSQLFAVIGFSLFAFSFMLSTRIKVIEKYFGGLDKLYRIHHTIGKLAFFALLIHPVVLAVRWLPDNIAKTFWYLLPVHRKMEINLSSWALLGLTTLLLFTLVIKLPYDKWKITHKFMGLIFILGIVHVFGVAGFYEEKPLLAIYFIIISILGVSAFMYKAIFHKWAVKKYPFTVVKIDKLDERTMEITLRNESADFDYIPGQFCFFQFVNEGISMESHPFTICGSSKEGEINILVKSLGDYTNNLYKKLTLDSIALVEGPYGCFDYKLGKEKQIWIGGGVGIAPFISWCRDLEKNSMPGLEVELYYCVNSEAEAFHLHEFQKLEKALPNFRVTLSCSDKSGFLKVRDIGDTKNKTIFICGPKEMRSALLKDFKGLKIPKENIIFEDFDFI; encoded by the coding sequence ATGAAGAATAGAGATAGATATTTAATTTTGATTTTTCTGGTAATTGTGTTACCCATTTTTCTTTGGGGGTTAAGCTTCCCACAAACAACAATAAAGCACAATGCCTATCCAATTATTGTATATGGTAGTCAACTTTTCGCTGTAATTGGATTCTCCTTGTTCGCCTTTTCCTTTATGTTATCTACCCGGATTAAAGTGATAGAAAAATATTTTGGAGGGCTTGATAAGTTATATCGAATTCACCATACCATTGGTAAACTTGCCTTTTTTGCGTTGTTGATTCATCCTGTGGTGTTAGCAGTGAGATGGTTGCCAGACAACATCGCAAAAACGTTTTGGTATCTCTTGCCGGTCCATAGAAAGATGGAAATAAATTTGAGCAGTTGGGCATTGTTGGGATTGACCACATTATTGTTATTTACCTTGGTTATAAAACTACCTTATGACAAGTGGAAAATTACACACAAATTTATGGGCCTGATTTTTATTTTAGGTATTGTCCATGTGTTTGGGGTGGCTGGTTTTTATGAAGAAAAACCCTTGCTGGCAATTTACTTTATAATTATTTCTATTCTTGGGGTGTCCGCATTTATGTATAAAGCAATATTTCACAAGTGGGCGGTGAAAAAATATCCGTTCACAGTAGTAAAAATCGACAAGTTGGATGAGAGGACAATGGAAATTACCTTACGGAATGAATCTGCTGATTTCGATTATATTCCTGGACAGTTTTGTTTCTTCCAATTTGTCAACGAAGGGATTAGCATGGAATCGCATCCATTCACCATTTGTGGTTCTTCAAAGGAAGGAGAGATTAATATACTCGTTAAGTCTTTGGGAGACTATACCAATAATCTTTATAAAAAATTGACCCTGGACAGTATTGCCTTGGTTGAGGGACCTTATGGCTGTTTTGATTATAAATTAGGCAAAGAGAAGCAAATATGGATAGGCGGAGGGGTTGGAATAGCCCCCTTCATCAGTTGGTGTAGAGATTTAGAAAAGAATTCTATGCCAGGGCTGGAAGTTGAGTTATACTACTGCGTAAATAGTGAGGCAGAGGCCTTTCATCTACACGAATTCCAAAAGCTGGAAAAAGCACTGCCCAATTTTCGAGTTACATTATCGTGCTCAGATAAAAGCGGATTTTTAAAAGTAAGGGATATCGGGGACACCAAGAATAAGACCATTTTTATTTGCGGACCAAAGGAAATGAGGAGTGCGCTATTGAAAGATTTTAAGGGCCTTAAGATACCGAAGGAAAATATAATTTTTGAGGATTTTGATTTTATCTAG
- a CDS encoding cytochrome b/b6 domain-containing protein: MEKTKYSKIYRIIHWAIAVSFLLLLITIFLRLTWMNKYNVAEIIQDYLSGTDQVLTQDQLIALAKKIRQPMWDWHIYVGYVLVGLFSIRFILPAFGHMRIQNPFAKNLSIKEKFQKWTYIIFYLCVVTSLTTGLIIELGPKEFKKPMEEIHVLGLYYLIGFIVIHISGVLLAEFTVHKGIVSKIVSGTKKED; the protein is encoded by the coding sequence ATGGAAAAAACAAAGTATTCTAAAATCTATCGAATAATCCATTGGGCGATAGCAGTTTCATTCCTACTGCTGTTGATTACGATTTTTTTGCGGTTAACATGGATGAACAAGTATAATGTGGCAGAAATCATACAAGATTATTTGAGTGGTACCGATCAGGTTTTAACTCAGGATCAACTCATTGCTCTGGCAAAAAAGATAAGACAGCCCATGTGGGATTGGCACATTTACGTTGGTTATGTATTGGTTGGATTATTTAGTATTCGTTTCATACTTCCTGCATTTGGACATATGCGAATCCAAAATCCTTTTGCTAAAAATCTATCCATAAAGGAGAAATTTCAAAAATGGACATATATCATTTTTTACCTCTGTGTGGTAACTTCATTAACTACCGGGCTTATAATTGAATTGGGTCCAAAGGAATTTAAAAAACCAATGGAAGAAATACATGTGCTGGGCCTTTATTACTTGATTGGATTTATTGTAATCCATATTTCAGGTGTACTTCTAGCTGAATTTACAGTCCATAAAGGAATAGTCTCGAAGATAGTGAGTGGCACTAAAAAGGAAGATTAG
- a CDS encoding OsmC family protein, with translation MKYQITASSTSNQDAVIHIKQSDIDFGTTSKTAETLPNPAELFLGAFAACMLKNVERFSEMMKFSYTKATVEVNATRIENPPRMDGISYSLTIFSNDKKLNTDLLKKNIEKFGTIYNTVRLSCSISGTINTISNV, from the coding sequence ATGAAATATCAAATCACAGCCTCATCCACTTCAAATCAGGATGCTGTTATTCATATAAAACAGTCGGATATAGATTTTGGAACTACTTCAAAAACTGCTGAAACGCTGCCCAATCCAGCCGAATTATTCTTGGGAGCTTTTGCTGCGTGTATGTTGAAGAATGTTGAACGCTTTTCAGAGATGATGAAATTTTCCTATACAAAAGCTACTGTTGAAGTCAATGCAACACGCATTGAAAATCCGCCACGAATGGACGGTATAAGTTACAGTTTGACAATTTTCAGCAATGATAAAAAACTTAATACAGACCTACTTAAAAAGAACATTGAAAAGTTTGGAACCATCTATAATACAGTAAGATTGTCTTGTTCAATTTCAGGCACTATAAACACTATTAGCAATGTGTGA
- a CDS encoding heme-binding domain-containing protein gives MKKVLKVILVIVIMAFIAIQFIRPAKNSGEEIAAKQITAKYEVPQEVQQILKVSCYDCHSNTTHYPWYSNIQPVAWWLDDHIVEGKDELNFSTFMEYPVWRQYKKFKEIGKEVKDGDMPMESYTFIHRDAVMSADQKSLVQTWVANTMKEMESEYPAKSLKKPK, from the coding sequence ATGAAAAAGGTTTTAAAAGTAATTCTGGTAATTGTAATTATGGCATTCATTGCGATTCAATTTATAAGGCCCGCAAAAAACTCAGGTGAAGAAATTGCCGCAAAACAAATTACAGCAAAGTATGAAGTACCCCAAGAGGTACAACAAATCCTAAAGGTTTCCTGTTACGATTGCCATAGTAATACCACCCATTATCCTTGGTATTCCAACATTCAACCTGTTGCCTGGTGGCTTGATGATCACATAGTAGAAGGTAAGGATGAACTGAACTTTTCTACCTTTATGGAGTATCCCGTCTGGCGACAATACAAGAAATTCAAGGAAATTGGGAAGGAAGTAAAAGATGGTGATATGCCAATGGAATCCTACACCTTCATTCATCGCGATGCAGTTATGAGTGCCGATCAAAAATCTTTGGTACAAACCTGGGTGGCAAATACAATGAAAGAAATGGAATCGGAATATCCAGCAAAAAGTCTGAAGAAACCTAAATAG
- a CDS encoding response regulator transcription factor: MRILIVEDEPGIYNFLKQGLEEESYAVDIAEEGKKGLQLALSGEYDLLLLDWMVPGLSGIEICRQFRKEFKDTPVILLTAKDTVDETIFGLQAGANDYIKKPFHFEELLERIKVQLRPKSGEHSIFKLGNIILNTATHQVHKDKEEISLTQKEFALLEYLIRNKGIVCRRSRIIESVWDIHFEYNTGVIDVYINALRKKLKLGEDENYIQTVRGVGYVAKEV; the protein is encoded by the coding sequence ATGAGAATTTTAATAGTAGAAGATGAACCCGGTATATACAACTTCCTCAAACAAGGCTTGGAGGAGGAGTCCTATGCCGTAGATATTGCAGAGGAAGGCAAGAAAGGCCTTCAATTGGCCCTTTCGGGGGAATATGATTTGTTGCTGTTGGATTGGATGGTGCCAGGGTTAAGCGGTATAGAAATCTGTCGCCAATTCAGAAAGGAGTTTAAAGATACCCCGGTCATTCTTTTAACTGCAAAAGATACGGTTGATGAAACCATCTTCGGACTTCAGGCGGGCGCCAACGATTATATAAAAAAACCTTTTCACTTTGAAGAGCTTTTGGAACGGATCAAGGTGCAACTGCGCCCTAAATCTGGGGAACATTCCATATTTAAACTTGGAAACATCATTCTTAACACCGCAACCCATCAAGTCCATAAAGACAAGGAAGAAATTAGTCTTACGCAAAAAGAGTTTGCACTTCTGGAATATCTTATTCGCAACAAGGGTATAGTCTGCCGAAGGTCCCGTATCATTGAAAGTGTTTGGGATATCCATTTTGAGTATAATACTGGAGTTATCGATGTATATATTAATGCCCTTCGTAAAAAATTAAAACTTGGAGAGGATGAAAACTATATCCAAACCGTTCGTGGAGTGGGCTATGTAGCAAAAGAAGTATGA
- a CDS encoding sensor histidine kinase, translating to MKLSFRNRIALHYMIATAVIMVVAFIAVYFVVKETVYQNLDDDLSFEAEKHTGEIIIVGDSIKVRNKREWEEREHRDVQVNPVFIQILNKNGKFMDKSPNLKEDVLTFNPQQNYGGHFNETLNSIAIRQVQVPIEENGKIKGFILAAMSLESSKMVLLSLRNVLIISYLFLLVGLYFMSRYLAGRGIIPVKIITETTKRITKNNLNERVVLPQNKDELYELSSGINQLLQRIESAIERERQFTSDASHELRTPLATLKGTLEVLIRKPRERSEYEDKIKFSLTEIDRMTDTLEQLLLLARLDTSSKTVDQSLVPLPMIIDEILSRHKRHISQNKLKIDSHNDLALEILVPQYYTNLILDNIIGNAVKYSREASTIHISVFLQDSKVVCKVQDEGIGIKKEDLNNLFNHFFRSDALNHKSISGTGLGLSIAKKAADAINAEIHVESEFGLGTTFTIKF from the coding sequence ATGAAATTAAGTTTTAGAAATAGAATTGCTTTACATTATATGATAGCTACTGCCGTTATTATGGTCGTGGCGTTTATTGCTGTTTATTTTGTAGTGAAGGAAACGGTCTATCAAAATCTCGATGACGATTTGTCTTTTGAAGCTGAAAAGCATACAGGTGAAATTATAATTGTAGGAGATAGCATAAAGGTAAGAAACAAAAGAGAGTGGGAGGAGAGAGAACATCGGGATGTTCAGGTAAATCCAGTCTTTATTCAGATCCTGAATAAGAATGGCAAATTTATGGACAAATCGCCAAACCTTAAGGAAGATGTCCTAACCTTCAACCCACAACAAAACTACGGTGGCCATTTTAATGAAACATTGAACAGTATAGCCATTCGGCAAGTTCAGGTGCCTATTGAGGAAAACGGTAAAATTAAAGGTTTTATACTGGCCGCAATGTCATTGGAATCATCCAAGATGGTATTGCTTAGCCTGCGAAATGTTTTGATTATTTCCTATTTATTTCTTTTGGTGGGATTGTATTTTATGTCTAGATACCTGGCAGGACGGGGCATCATACCTGTAAAGATTATAACCGAAACCACAAAAAGGATTACAAAGAATAATTTGAATGAAAGGGTGGTTTTGCCCCAAAATAAAGACGAACTCTACGAATTGTCCTCCGGAATCAACCAGTTATTACAGCGTATTGAAAGCGCCATTGAGCGCGAGCGGCAATTTACTTCAGACGCTTCCCATGAACTGCGAACCCCTTTGGCCACATTAAAGGGCACACTTGAGGTATTGATCCGAAAACCAAGAGAGCGGTCGGAATATGAGGATAAAATTAAATTCAGTCTTACGGAAATAGACCGAATGACTGACACCTTGGAACAACTTTTACTGCTGGCAAGATTGGATACGAGCTCAAAAACAGTGGACCAATCCTTAGTTCCCTTACCCATGATAATTGACGAAATTCTTTCGAGACATAAAAGGCATATCTCACAAAATAAACTCAAAATAGACTCTCACAATGATCTTGCCTTAGAAATTTTGGTCCCCCAATATTACACCAACCTGATATTGGACAACATTATCGGCAATGCCGTAAAGTATTCCAGGGAGGCTTCCACCATACATATCAGTGTTTTTCTCCAGGATTCAAAAGTTGTTTGTAAGGTTCAAGATGAAGGGATAGGTATTAAAAAAGAGGATTTGAACAACTTGTTTAACCACTTTTTCAGGTCTGATGCCCTAAATCATAAGAGCATCTCTGGAACTGGCTTGGGACTTTCCATAGCCAAAAAGGCTGCTGATGCGATAAATGCAGAAATTCACGTGGAAAGTGAATTTGGTCTGGGAACTACTTTCACGATTAAATTTTAA